A single window of Carassius auratus strain Wakin chromosome 9, ASM336829v1, whole genome shotgun sequence DNA harbors:
- the LOC113109087 gene encoding serine/threonine-protein kinase pim-3-like isoform X2: MAHLGERRGSGRSRSRSAAVSQTDDQELERRGSGDGAQEPLPNPNQPLSQELPGYIAPLPSELAVSVSTDQPHRKRKWQSGSQEDEHPSPSYRRAAKRSRREAYVKGPLLGRGGFGSVYAGTRRSDGLPVAIKYVSKRGTQRLRVEGQGRLPLEVALMTLVNSAPACPNVLKLLEWFDRPRRYTMILERPLPCQDLESFCEENGRLEESLAKKVLLQLITALKHCESRGVLHRDVKPENLLISTDSHDIKLLDFGCGDLLKDSAYKHFAGTLQYAPPEWFRHHRYHAGPATVWSVGVTLYNILCSCFPFRGALRVTSKSRLLFPRELSTECRQLIRWCLSAAASDRPSLDDIERHPWLH, from the exons ATGGCTCATTTGGGTGAAAGACGAG GCTCGGGCCGCTCCAGATCCAGGAGTGCTGCTGTCTCTCAGACGGATGATCAGGAGCTTGAGAGACGTGGCTCTGGTGACGGCGCTCAGGAACCGCTGCCAAACCCAAACCAGCCGCTGAGCCAAGAGCTGCCTGGATACATCGCACCTCTGCCTTCAGAGTTGGCCGTTTCTGTGTCCACAGATCAGCCtcacaggaagaggaagtggcaGAGCGGCAGCCAGGAGGATGAGCATCCGTCTCCTTCATACAGAAGAGCTGCCAAACGCTCCCGCAGAG AAGCGTATGTGAAGGGCCCATTGCTGGGGCGAGGAGGATTCGGCTCTGTGTATGCTGGGACCCGCAGGTCTGATGGACTGCCA GTTGCCATCAAGTACGTCTCTAAACGAGGAACACAGAGACTGAGAGTT GAAGGTCAGGGTCGGCTGCCGCTGGAGGTGGCGTTGATGACCCTGGTCAATTCGGCTCCTGCCTGCCCCAACGTCCTGAAGCTGCTGGAGTGGTTTGACCGTCCCAGACGCTACACCATGATCCTGGAGCGCCCGCTTCCTTGCCAAGATCTGGAGAGTTTCTGTGAGGAGAACGGACGCCTGGAGGAGAGTCTGGCCAAGAAAGTGCTGCTGCAGCTGATCACGGCGCTGAAACACTGCGAGAGCCGTGGAGTCCTGCACCGGGACGTCAAACCAGAGAACCTGCTGATCTCCACAGACTCACATGACATCAAGCTGCTGGACTTCGGCTGTGGAGATCTGCTGAAAGACTCGGCCTACAAACACTTTGCAG GCACTCTTCAGTACGCCCCTCCTGAGTGGTTTCGGCATCACCGTTATCATGCGGGACCGGCTACGGTTTGGTCAGTGGGGGTGACGCTCTACAACATCCTGTGCAGCTGTTTCCCCTTCAGAGGCGCATTGAGGGTCACCTCCAAAAGCAGACTGCTCTTTCCTAGAGAGCTGTCGACAG AGTGCCGTCAGCTGATTCGCTGGTGCCTCAGTGCAGCGGCATCAGATCGGCCCAGTTTAGACGACATTGAGCGCCACCCCTGGTTACACTGA
- the LOC113108092 gene encoding serine/threonine-protein kinase pim-3-like: MAHLGERRVFDVCNIAGSGCSRSRSAAVSQTDDQELERRGSGDGAQEPLPNPNQPLSQELPGYIAPLPSELAVSVSTDQPHRKRKWQSGSQEDEHPSPSYRRAAKRSRREAYVKGPLLGRGGFGSVYAGTRRSDGLPVAIKYVSKRGTQRLRVEGQGRLPLEVALMTLVNSAPACPNVLKLLEWFDRPRRYTMILERPLPCQDLESFCEENGRLEESLAKKVLLQLITALKHCESRGVLHRDVKPENLLISTDSHDIKLLDFGCGDLLKDSAYKHFAGTLQYAPPEWFRHHRYHAGPATVWSVGVTLYNILCSCFPFRGALRVTSKSRLLFPRELSTECRQLIRWCLSAAASDRPSLDDIERHPWLH; the protein is encoded by the exons ATGGCTCATTTGGGTGAAAGACGAG TGTTTGATGTGTGTAATATTGCAGGCTCGGGCTGCTCCAGATCCAGGAGTGCTGCTGTCTCTCAGACGGATGATCAGGAGCTTGAGAGACGTGGCTCTGGTGACGGCGCTCAGGAACCGCTGCCAAACCCAAACCAGCCGCTGAGCCAAGAGCTGCCTGGATACATCGCACCTCTGCCTTCAGAGTTGGCCGTTTCTGTGTCCACAGATCAGCCtcacaggaagaggaagtggcaGAGCGGCAGCCAGGAGGATGAGCATCCGTCTCCTTCATACAGAAGAGCTGCCAAACGCTCCCGCAGAG AAGCGTATGTGAAGGGCCCATTGCTGGGGCGAGGAGGATTCGGCTCTGTGTATGCTGGGACCCGCAGGTCTGATGGACTGCCA GTTGCCATCAAGTACGTCTCTAAACGAGGAACACAGAGACTGAGAGTT GAAGGTCAGGGTCGGCTGCCGCTGGAGGTGGCGTTGATGACCCTGGTCAATTCGGCTCCTGCCTGCCCCAACGTCCTGAAGCTGCTGGAGTGGTTTGACCGTCCCAGACGCTACACCATGATCCTGGAGCGCCCGCTTCCTTGCCAAGATCTGGAGAGTTTCTGTGAGGAGAACGGACGCCTGGAGGAGAGTCTGGCCAAGAAAGTGCTGCTGCAGCTGATCACGGCGCTGAAACACTGCGAGAGCCGTGGAGTCCTGCACCGGGACGTCAAACCAGAGAACCTGCTGATCTCCACAGACTCACATGACATCAAGCTGCTGGACTTCGGCTGTGGAGATCTGCTGAAAGACTCGGCCTACAAACACTTTGCAG GCACTCTTCAGTACGCCCCTCCTGAGTGGTTTCGGCATCACCGTTATCATGCGGGACCGGCTACGGTTTGGTCAGTGGGGGTGACGCTCTACAACATCCTGTGCAGCTGTTTCCCCTTCAGAGGCGCATTGAGGGTCACCTCCAAAAGCAGACTGCTCTTTCCTAGAGAGCTGTCGACAG AGTGCCGTCAGCTGATTCGCTGGTGCCTCAGTGCAGCGGCATCAGATCGGCCCAGTTTAGACGACATTGAGCGCCACCCCTGGTTACACTGA